A genomic segment from Glycine max cultivar Williams 82 chromosome 1, Glycine_max_v4.0, whole genome shotgun sequence encodes:
- the LOC100782343 gene encoding uncharacterized protein: protein MDRSWMQASRISDEYENGVEQFLQFTELNAPCLRGKYFCPCVKCGNGRHHVIAEIRTHLICHGITPTYTRWIWHGELLENPSSSQTNPVDVDMGNRIEDMIRDLGQDGFQQARAPLYDKIENDSKMPLYPGCTAFTRLSAVLALVNLKARFGWSDKSFTELLVLLKKLLPEQNTLPKSQYEAKKILCPVGMSYQKIHACPNDCILYRNEFANMRNCPTCGVSRYKANTDDFVDDISPNNTRPTKVCGRKSDGLLRHPADSPQWKQFDSLYPDFGNEPRNLRVALASDGMNPFGNLSTNHSSWPVLLMIYNLPPWLCMKRKYIMLSMMIAGPRQPGNDIDVYLAPLIEDLRILWEDGVDVWDGYLQETFTLRAMVFCTINDYPAYGNLSGYSVKGHYACPVCEKGTAFVQLQHGKKTVYTRHRRFLKQYHPYRRLKKALNGSQEHETAPQPLQGKEVYDRVKDIINIFGKTQKKPPTDKNIWKKRSIFFDLPYWSDLHVRHCIDVMHVVKNICDSLIGTLLNIKGKTKDGLKCRQDLVEMGIREQLHPISQGSRTYLPPACHTMSTNEKRSFCHCLRMLKVPQGYSSNIKSLVSVNYLKLVELKSHDCHVLMQHLLPVAIRGILPVKVRVAITRLCFVFNVICSKVIDPAALDELEEEAAIVLCQMEMYFPPSFFDIMVHLIVHLVGEIRMCGPVFLRWMYPIERYMKVLKGYTKNLHRPEASIVERYVAEECIEFCSQYIECAQPVGVPESRHGRTPGGKGTRGFNVITMTRHEVSQAHLCVLNNTAEVIPYIDAHKKKKLTEMNPKMNMRRILQQHNKAFINWFRETIFADDGASVTLRLLVVGPNLNVPTWKGYDINNYSFYTKSADDKSTMQNSGVTVDADSDHFCSASDNNPIRASMPYFGVIHEIWELDYTEFRVVVFKCKWVNANTGVRKDDFGFTLVDLNKVGYIDEPFIMAQQARQVFYVQDPCDSRYSVVLQGRPSGLNDTHDGSTLDICETTPFSTKIPSTNDSLHVDEVQANRNDHDEGLWEMNVS, encoded by the exons atggatcgaagttggatgcaAGCATCACGCATCAGTGATGAGTATGAGAATGGAGTTGAACAATTCCTCCAATTTACTGAATTGAATGCACCATGTCTGCGGGgtaaatatttttgtccatGTGTGAAATGTGGGAATGGGAGACACCACGTAATAGCTGAGATAAGAACACATCTTATATGTCACGGGATCACTCCAACTTACACAaggtggatatggcatggtgaattgctAGAGAACCCATCAAGCTCTCAGACTAACCCAGTTGATGTGGACATGGGAAACCGTATAGAAGACATGATTCGCGATTTGGGACAAGACGGATTTCAACAAGCACGTGCTCCTTTGTAtgacaaaatagaaaatgattcgAAGATGCCTTTGTATCCAGGGTGCACAGCTTTCACAAGGTTGTCAGCGGTATTAGCTCTGGTAAACTTGAAGGCACGATTTGGCTGGAGTGATAAAAGCTTCACCGAATTGCTGGTCCTGCTAAAAAAATTGCTTCCTGAACAAAACACGTTGCCAAAGAGTCAATATGAGGCAAAGAAGATTTTATGTCCAGTGGGAATGTCGTACCAGAAAATTCACGCATGTCCAAATGATTGCATTTTGTACAGAAATGAGTTTGCAAATATGCGTAATTGCCCTACTTGTGGTGTATCACGCTACAAAGCCAACACTGACGACTTCGTTGATGATATTTCCCCTAATAACACTCGTCCAACAAAGGTtt GCGGGAGGAAAAGTGATGGATTGCTCCGACATCCGGCTGATAGTCCGCAATGGAAACAGTTTGATTCCTTGTATCCTGATTTTGGGAATGAGCCTAGAAATCTAAGGGTTGCTCTTGCTTCGGATGGAATGAATCCGTTTGGTAACTTAAGTACCAATCACAGTTCATGGCCTGTTTTGCTCATGATTTACAACctccctccttggttgtgcatgaagcgaaaatacataaTGCTTAGCATGATGATAGCGGGTCCAAGACAGCCAGGGAATGATATTGACGTGTATCTTGCTCCATTGATCGAAGACCTGAGGATATTATGGGAAGATGGGGTTGATGTCTGGGATGGTTATTTGCAGGAGACTTTTACGTTGCGTGCAATGGTATTTTGCACCATAAATGACTATCCAGCATATGGCAACTTAAGTGGATACAGTGTCAAAGGCCATTACGCATGTCCTGTATGTGAGAAAGGTACTGCCTTCGTCCAACTACAACATGGAAAGAAGACTGTATACACAAGGCATCGAAGATTTCTAAAACAGTATCATCCATATCGACGTTTGAAAAAAGCTTTAAATGGATCTCAAGAACACGAAACTGCGCCGCAACCATTACAGGGCAAAGAAGTTTATGATCGCGTGAAGGACATCATAAATATCTTTGGCAAGACACAAAAAAAACCTCCAACTGACAAaaacatatggaagaaaagatccattttctttgatcttccatactggtcTGATCTTCATGTTAGACACTGTATAGACGTGATGCACgttgtgaaaaatatttgtgacaGTTTAATTGGcacccttcttaacattaaaggaaaaacaaaggatggtttgaagTGTCGTCAGGACTTGGTTGAAATGGGTATAAGAGAACAGTTGCACCCAATATCACAAGGTTCGCGAACATATCTACCCCCAGCATGTCACACGATGTCAACAAACGAGAAGAGGAGTTTTTGTCATTGTTTGCGTATGCTTaaagttccacaaggatactcttcaaatataaaGAGCCTTGTTTCGGTGAATTATTTGAAATTGGTTGAGTTgaaatctcatgattgtcatgtaCTAATGCAACATCTATTACCTGTAGCCATTCGGGGAATCTTGCCTGTGAAAGTTCGGGTTGCCATAACAcggttgtgttttgtttttaatgttatttgtaGCAAAGTAATTGACCCAGCAGCATTGGATGAGTTGGAGGAGGAGGCTGCCATTGTCCTTTGTCaaatggagatgtattttcctccatcattttttgacataatggtGCATTTAATTGTTCATCTAGTGGGGGAGATCAGAATGTGTGGGCCTGTTTTCCTACGTTGGATGTATCCAATTGAACGCTACATGAAAGTGTTAAAGGGGTACACGAAGAATCTACACCGACCCGAAGCTTCGATTGTCGAAAGGTATGTTGCTGAAGAGTGTATTGAGTTTTGCTCCCAGTACATTGAATGTGCTCAACCCGTCGGGGTTCCCGAAAGTCGCCATGGTCGGACACCGGGGGGTAAGGGTACACGAGGATTCAACGTTATCACAATGACTCGACATGAAGTCTCACAAGCGCATCTATGTGTATTAAACAATACAGCAGAGGTGATTCCATACATTGatgctcacaaaaaaaaaaaactcactgaAATGAACCCAAAAATGAACATGAGGAGGATTTTGCAACAGCATAATAAAGCTTTCATTAACTGGTTCAGGGAAACTATATTTGCTGACGATGGTGCCTCGGTGACTTTAAGATTGTTAGTTGTTGGGCCAAATCTAAATGTACCTACTTGGAAAGGGTATGATATAAACAATTATTCATTCTACACGAAGTCAGCAGATGACAAAAGCACAATGCAAAATAGTGGCGTGACTGTGGATGCCGACTCCGATCACTTTTGTAGTGCATCAGACAACAATCCAATTCGAGCATCGatgccttactttggagttATTCATGAAATATGGGAGCTTGACTATACTGAATTTAGAGTTGTTGTGTTTAAGTGTAAGTGGGTCAATGCCAATACTGGTGTCCGTAAAGACGACTTTGGATTTACCTTAGTAGACCTAAATAAGGTGGGTTATATCGACGAACCTTTCATTATGGCACAACAAGCAAGACAGGTGTTTTACGTCCAGGATCCTTGCGATTCAAGATATTCAGTGGTTCTTCAAGGCAGACCAAGTGGTTTAAATGACACACATGATGGTTCCACACTTGACATTTGTGAAACTACACCTTTTTCCACTAAAATTCCTTCTACCAATGACTCATTACACGTTGATGAGGTGCAAGCAAATCgcaatgatcatgatgaaggactaTGGGAAATGAATGTCAGTTAA